The Terriglobia bacterium genome has a segment encoding these proteins:
- a CDS encoding TIGR01777 family oxidoreductase translates to MKILVTGASGLVGTALGKALARDGHTVCRLLRPGSRTASEKGAAAGTGFDVAWNPATGEMGGAAVGADAVVHLAGAPIAEGRWTAGRKELLRSSRVETTRALVNALAKMSVRPRVLVCASATGYYGDRGEEVLTEESPAGTDFLAGIGQQWEGEAVKAEVLGIRVVRARLGMVLARHGGALAKMLLPFRLGVGGRFGSGRQWMPWVTLEDVVGIFRFALEEAPAGSVLSRMPLSGAVNAVAPQPVRNAEFTQALARALHRPAIFPVPALALRLTLGEMAGALLLSSQRVLPQKLEQCGYRFRHPELRAALAAVLAAD, encoded by the coding sequence ATGAAGATTCTGGTGACGGGAGCGAGCGGGCTGGTGGGGACCGCGCTGGGCAAGGCGCTGGCGCGCGACGGGCATACGGTCTGCCGGCTGCTGCGCCCGGGGAGCCGGACGGCCAGCGAAAAGGGCGCCGCTGCCGGAACCGGCTTCGATGTGGCGTGGAATCCTGCGACGGGCGAGATGGGCGGAGCGGCCGTCGGCGCCGACGCGGTAGTGCATCTGGCGGGGGCGCCGATTGCGGAAGGACGCTGGACGGCGGGGCGGAAAGAGCTGCTGCGTTCGAGCCGGGTGGAGACGACGCGGGCGCTGGTGAATGCGCTCGCGAAGATGAGCGTGCGGCCGCGGGTGCTGGTGTGCGCTTCGGCGACCGGCTACTACGGCGACCGCGGGGAGGAAGTGCTCACGGAGGAGAGTCCCGCGGGCACGGATTTCCTGGCGGGCATCGGACAGCAGTGGGAAGGGGAAGCGGTGAAGGCGGAAGTTCTGGGGATCCGCGTGGTGCGCGCGCGCCTGGGCATGGTGCTGGCCAGGCATGGCGGGGCGCTGGCGAAGATGCTGCTGCCCTTCCGCTTGGGCGTGGGCGGGCGGTTCGGCTCCGGGCGGCAGTGGATGCCCTGGGTGACGCTGGAAGACGTCGTGGGCATCTTCCGCTTCGCGCTGGAGGAGGCCCCGGCGGGAAGCGTGCTGAGCCGCATGCCGCTGAGCGGCGCCGTGAACGCGGTGGCGCCTCAACCGGTGCGCAACGCTGAGTTCACCCAGGCGCTGGCGCGGGCCCTGCATCGCCCGGCGATCTTTCCCGTGCCGGCGCTGGCTCTGCGCCTGACGCTGGGCGAGATGGCCGGCGCGCTGCTGCTCTCCAGCCAGCGCGTGCTGCCGCAAAAGCTCGAGCAGTGCGGCTATCGCTTCCGCCATCCGGAACTGCGCGCGGCGCTCGCCGCCGTCCTCGCCGCGGATTGA